A section of the Bos indicus isolate NIAB-ARS_2022 breed Sahiwal x Tharparkar chromosome 26, NIAB-ARS_B.indTharparkar_mat_pri_1.0, whole genome shotgun sequence genome encodes:
- the LOC139180029 gene encoding small ubiquitin-related modifier 1-like, which translates to MSDQEAKPSTEDLGDKKEGEYSKLKVTRQDSSESHFKVKMVIHLKKLKESDCQRQEGMEEKDMIRIYQK; encoded by the exons ATGTCCGACCAGGAAGCAAAACCTTCAACCGAGGACTTGGGGGATAAGAAAGAAGGAGAATATAGTAAACTCAAAGTCACCAGACAGGATAGCAGTGAGAGTCACTTCAAAGTGAAAATGGTGATACATCTCAAGAAACTCAAAGAATCAGATTGTCAAAGACAGGAAG GAATGGAAGAAAAAGATATGATCAGAATTTATCAGAAATAA